One Deltaproteobacteria bacterium genomic window, ATCACCCTTGATATCACTCCCCTCCCCCGAGGGTACCTCCGGGCTGAATACCGTGTTCCTTTCTGAAATATGGAGTGTAGACCCTATTTACCACAGGACGGACCTCCCGTAAAGTAAAGTTAAATAGGGTGAAATGTAGTATCCCCGGCCCTCCAGCCTGATGGAGAGAGCCTTTTTGGGGAATCCAAATGCAAAGGATACTTCTGGTCGAAGATGACCCCGTTTTCCGCCTGACCTTTCGAAAAATCCTGGTTTCCAGATTCCCTTCCCTGGCCCTGGATGAAGCAAGGGATGGGAAAGAAGCACTGGATAGGATTAAGGTTCATCCGCCGGACCTCGTTTTCATGGACCTCAAACTGCCTGGAGAGAACGGACTCGAAGTGACTCAAAAGGTCAAGGAACTCTATCCCGAGGTGGTGGTGATCATACTGACGAGCCATGATTTTCCCGAGTACCGGCAGGCGGCAACCGAGAAAGGGGCGAATTATTTCCTCTCCAAACATTCGTCGAGCACGGAAGAAATACTGGATCTGGTGAGAACCATTTGTTTCCCTTAGGGCCCGGGAGGCCTTAAAACCGACTGAAGTAGGGTAATTTACGTAAAAAAATACGTAGTTTACTCCATTTACTCTTTTAATGGAAACCAAATAGAATATTTGAAATGAAACAGGTTCAGAACGGGAAAGAATTTATTGTGAAAGAACTCGAAGAAATCCTTATCCGCAGGCTGAAAAGCAAGGGGATGGAATCGGGGCACATCCCGGGCTTCATCCGGGATACCGCCCGGGCCGTGACGGACATGGGGGACGCGAACCTTGAAAAGATCAACCAACGGCTGAACGTTTTGGGTTGGAACGATATCAAACTGGACGAACATACCTTTCAATTGATGCTCGTGGAACTTGAAACTAATGGAAAACCTTTGTCAAGCAGAGGATCTTGCTTGGGACCTCAGGCCGGATAACGAAAGGAGACCGGGGCGAGGCTCGAAGCACATTCAAAGGAGGAAAATCATGAAAGGGAAAAGGCGTCCTGTTTACAAGAAGGGTGAGCGAAACGCCCTGTGTCCTCATTACGGGGAATGCCTGGATGAGGCGATCGCCAAATCCTGGAACTACTGGCATTGTCTTGAATGCCCCCATAAATCGAGCAGAGACCCGAGCATCGACCTGTTGAGTACCATAGAAGGGGCCATCTCTTACTATGAGCTGCCCACGGGGTTGTGGGAAGAGGCGTGATGAAGAGATTTTCGTGAAAATGTTTGTTGTTTTCATGCCTTACCGGATTTCAAGAGGCCGCATTCATCCCTGCAGCGGTCAGTGTTCAGTCTCGTGCCTGCCGCCGGGGCCACGCCCCTGGTTTCCGCCCGAACTTGTCCTTCCAAACGCAAGGCGGCTTTAGGGCCCGCGCCAGGTCCGTTCTCTCCTCCCGTCTTTCATAGTTTTCCAAGAGCCCGATCCAATATACCGTCAGGCTGAGGGCGCCGAAGGATTCTTCCACCTTTCCCTTTAAAACATAGCCACAGTGGGGACTCAGGATGTGACAGAAACGGGCGTAGGTCTCCGGGAAAAACACGGTTTCGTAGAGTCCGGTGGGATCCTCGAAAGAGATGAACTTCATGGCCTCTCCCGCCTTGGTATGGACCGTCTTCCCGGTGATCATCCATCCGGTGGTGGTGACGTGTCTCCCCACCCACAGGTGGAGGTCCCGGGCCCTGACATAGGAGAGACCTTTTAAGGTGCGGCGATAGCGTTCCAGGGGGTGGATGGATAGGTAGAACCCCAGGGTTTCCAGTTCCTGTTTCAGAAGAAGGCCTCTGGAATAGGGTTTTGCGGGAAAGAGATCCCCCTGATGAGGCCGGTCGAACAGGCCGGGCGTCCTGTCCACCTCCTTTTGGCCAAAGTACCGGACGGCCTGCCATATGAGGGAGGGTCTGGCCCCTGTCCCTCCCACGAGGGAATCGAAGCACCCGGCCTTGATGAGCATCCTGACATCCTGGAGGGGTACACGGCCCCCCATGCGCCCCAGGAATTCCGAGAGAGACCCGAAGGGACCTTTTCGATCCCGCTCCTCCAGGAGGGTCTCCAGGGCTTCGCGGGACAGGTCCCGGATCTGTATGAGGCCCACCCGGACCGCCCGGCCCTTTCCCGTATACTTGTACCCGCTCAGATTGATGTCCGGGGGGAGGATCCGGAGTCCCATGCGCCTCGCCTCCGAAAGATAGGCGAAGGGGGAATAGTAACCCCCGCCGTTGGAGATCACGGAGG contains:
- a CDS encoding response regulator transcription factor, which encodes MQRILLVEDDPVFRLTFRKILVSRFPSLALDEARDGKEALDRIKVHPPDLVFMDLKLPGENGLEVTQKVKELYPEVVVIILTSHDFPEYRQAATEKGANYFLSKHSSSTEEILDLVRTICFP